A stretch of the Enterobacteriaceae endosymbiont of Donacia proxima genome encodes the following:
- the leuA gene encoding 2-isopropylmalate synthase has product MKKKIILLDTTLRDGEQSLKFNLNTKEKIKIALALEKMGIDIIEVGFPISSPIDYKTSKELSKIIKNSKLCGLARCKKKDIDMVYKSLKKTGNFRIHIFLATSPIHIITKLKTTLNKVIEKISFMIKYARQYTDDIEFSCEDSSRTPINDLCYIVKTAINAGATTINIPDTVGYTFPQEYYNIISHLKNKVDNIDKCIISVHTHNDLGMAVGNAITAINAGARQIEGTINGIGERAGNCALEEIIMALYTRKKSMNFNTNINTHNIYYTSKLVSKLCNIPISINKAIVGSNAFSHSSGIHQDGMIKNRNTYEILNPKNIGLNKTEFNLTSKSGRAAVKYHMDLMGYKENTYNINLLYNNFIKLADKKGQIFNYDLESLAFNSKKDNNTEYFSLKYFNVESNSNISIATIKLKCGKLSKLESATGLGAVNAIYKTIIKITNYNIKLINYILTAKSHTEESIGQVNIKIKYKKKIFNGIGFSKDIIKASVIAIINCLNNIWRSNQVQKNISQINKF; this is encoded by the coding sequence ATGAAAAAAAAAATTATTCTTTTAGATACTACATTACGTGATGGTGAACAATCCCTAAAATTTAATTTAAATACTAAAGAAAAAATAAAAATAGCATTAGCATTAGAAAAAATGGGCATTGATATTATTGAAGTAGGATTTCCTATCTCATCTCCAATAGATTACAAAACTTCTAAAGAATTATCAAAAATTATAAAAAATAGTAAATTATGTGGTTTAGCAAGATGTAAAAAAAAAGACATAGATATGGTATATAAATCACTTAAAAAAACAGGAAATTTTAGAATCCATATCTTTTTAGCAACTTCTCCTATACATATAATTACAAAATTAAAAACTACTTTAAATAAAGTAATAGAAAAAATATCATTTATGATTAAATATGCACGTCAATATACTGACGATATTGAATTTTCTTGTGAAGATAGTAGTCGTACACCTATTAATGATTTATGTTACATTGTAAAAACAGCAATAAATGCCGGAGCTACTACAATTAATATTCCAGATACAGTAGGTTATACATTCCCTCAAGAGTATTATAATATAATTTCTCATTTAAAAAATAAAGTAGATAATATAGATAAATGTATTATTTCAGTACATACACATAATGATTTAGGTATGGCTGTAGGTAATGCTATCACTGCAATAAATGCAGGAGCAAGACAAATAGAAGGAACAATTAATGGTATAGGAGAACGAGCTGGTAATTGTGCTTTAGAAGAAATAATTATGGCATTATATACAAGAAAAAAAAGTATGAATTTTAATACAAATATAAATACTCATAATATTTATTATACTAGTAAACTAGTTAGTAAACTATGTAATATTCCTATATCAATAAATAAAGCTATTGTAGGAAGTAATGCATTTTCTCATTCTTCTGGAATTCATCAAGATGGAATGATAAAAAATCGAAATACTTATGAAATATTAAATCCTAAAAATATTGGTTTAAACAAAACAGAATTTAATCTTACTTCTAAATCAGGAAGAGCTGCTGTAAAATATCATATGGATTTAATGGGATATAAAGAAAATACCTATAATATTAATTTATTATATAATAATTTTATTAAATTAGCTGATAAGAAAGGCCAAATATTTAATTATGATTTAGAATCATTAGCTTTTAATAGTAAAAAAGATAATAATACAGAATATTTTTCATTAAAATATTTTAATGTAGAATCAAATTCTAATATATCTATTGCTACTATAAAATTAAAATGTGGGAAATTAAGTAAATTAGAATCGGCAACAGGACTAGGTGCTGTTAATGCAATATATAAAACTATAATTAAAATAACAAATTATAATATAAAATTAATTAATTATATACTAACAGCTAAAAGTCATACTGAAGAATCAATAGGACAAGTTAATATTAAAATAAAATATAAAAAAAAAATATTTAATGGAATAGGTTTTTCTAAAGATATTATAAAAGCTTCAGTTATAGCAATTATTAATTGTCTTAATAATATATGGAGATCAAATCAAGTACAAAAAAATATTTCACAAATTAATAAATTTTAA
- the leuB gene encoding 3-isopropylmalate dehydrogenase, translating into MSNIFKIAILPGDGIGPEVMKQAIKILERIQKYIKKKITINTYCIGGIAIKKYSDPLPRVTLEGCEKSDAILLGSVGGPEWDHLPLHKRPEKGSLLKLRKHFNLFVNLRPSFFYKNLSILSPLKEKILNKGFDIICIRELIGGIYYGPNGIKGKGINEHAFDTEIYSRFEIERIAHIAFNIALKRNKKICSIDKANVLQTSILWRKILIEISQKYKSVKLKHMYIDNAVMQLIKNPSQFDVILCPNLFGDIISDQCAVITGSIGNLPSASFNQNYFGLYEPAGGSAPDIAGKNIANPIAQILSLAMLIEYSLKERKISVKIKNAIHKILNLGYRTKDLSINNSKEKIITTDDMGTLIMESIK; encoded by the coding sequence ATGTCAAATATATTTAAAATAGCTATATTACCAGGAGATGGTATCGGGCCTGAAGTAATGAAACAAGCAATTAAAATATTAGAACGAATTCAAAAATATATAAAGAAAAAAATAACTATTAATACCTATTGTATAGGAGGAATTGCTATTAAAAAATATAGCGATCCTTTACCTAGAGTTACATTAGAGGGGTGTGAAAAATCTGATGCTATATTATTAGGATCAGTTGGAGGTCCTGAATGGGATCACTTACCTTTACATAAAAGACCTGAAAAAGGTTCTTTATTAAAATTAAGGAAACATTTTAACTTATTTGTTAATTTACGTCCTTCTTTCTTTTATAAAAATTTAAGTATTTTAAGTCCTCTAAAAGAAAAAATTTTAAATAAAGGATTTGATATTATTTGTATTAGAGAATTAATTGGTGGTATATATTATGGTCCAAACGGTATAAAAGGTAAAGGAATAAATGAACATGCATTTGATACTGAAATCTATTCAAGATTTGAAATAGAAAGAATTGCACATATTGCCTTTAATATAGCATTAAAAAGAAATAAAAAAATATGTTCTATTGATAAAGCAAATGTTTTACAAACATCTATATTATGGAGAAAAATTTTAATAGAAATATCTCAAAAATATAAATCAGTTAAATTAAAACATATGTATATTGATAATGCTGTTATGCAATTAATTAAAAATCCGTCGCAATTTGATGTTATATTATGTCCGAATTTATTTGGAGATATAATATCTGATCAATGTGCAGTTATTACTGGATCAATAGGTAATTTACCCTCAGCTAGTTTTAATCAAAATTATTTTGGTTTATATGAACCAGCTGGAGGATCAGCTCCTGATATTGCAGGAAAAAATATAGCTAATCCAATTGCACAAATTCTATCATTAGCAATGTTAATTGAATATTCTTTAAAAGAAAGAAAAATATCTGTAAAAATTAAAAATGCTATTCACAAAATTTTGAATTTAGGTTATAGAACTAAAGATTTATCTATAAATAATTCAAAAGAAAAGATAATTACAACTGATGATATGGGAACATTAATTATGGAATCTATTAAATAG
- the leuC gene encoding 3-isopropylmalate dehydratase large subunit, with the protein MGKTLYEKIYNKHIICNIKNNTNLLYIDRHFIHEVTSPQAFESLRSKNRKVYRSDKTFATMDHNVSTKIKNINASGYIAKKQMETLIKNCHDFNIRLYDLYHPLQGIVHVIGPELGITLPGMTIVCGDSHTSTHGAFGSLAFGIGTTEIEHVLATQTLKQNLAKNMLINITGNIPKNITAKDIILSIIKKIGISGGNGHIIEYSGNVIKQLSMESRMTICNMSIEMGAKTGLIAPDNITFQYLKNKKFTPKKKLWKQAKKYWETLYSDYNAKFDKIVNINISKLTPQISWGTNPEQIIGINECIPLINSYKNINKKKLAIKSLKYMNLYEGTKLINIKINKVFIGSCTNSRIEDLRSAANMIKDKKVASHVIAIVVPGSNMVKKQAEKEGLDKIFKNAGFEWRYPGCSMCLAMNNDKLEPNERCASTSNRNFEGRQGRNSRTHLVSPIMAAITAIYGYFVNINTL; encoded by the coding sequence ATGGGAAAAACATTATATGAAAAAATATATAATAAACATATTATTTGTAATATAAAAAATAATACTAATTTATTATATATTGATAGACATTTTATTCATGAAGTAACTTCTCCTCAAGCATTTGAAAGTTTAAGAAGTAAAAATAGAAAAGTTTATAGATCAGATAAAACATTCGCAACAATGGATCATAATGTGTCTACAAAAATTAAAAACATTAATGCATCCGGATATATAGCAAAAAAACAAATGGAAACACTTATTAAAAATTGTCATGATTTTAATATAAGATTATATGATCTTTACCATCCCCTACAAGGGATAGTACATGTTATAGGTCCAGAATTAGGTATTACCTTACCGGGAATGACTATTGTATGTGGTGATTCACATACTTCAACACATGGAGCATTTGGTTCACTAGCTTTTGGAATAGGTACTACTGAAATAGAACATGTATTAGCTACTCAAACTTTAAAACAAAATCTTGCTAAAAATATGTTAATAAATATTACTGGTAATATACCTAAAAATATTACAGCAAAAGATATAATCTTATCAATTATAAAAAAAATTGGTATTAGTGGTGGTAATGGACATATTATTGAATATAGTGGAAATGTTATAAAACAATTAAGTATGGAATCTAGAATGACAATTTGTAATATGTCTATCGAAATGGGAGCTAAAACAGGATTAATAGCACCAGATAATATTACTTTTCAATATTTAAAAAATAAAAAATTTACTCCTAAAAAAAAATTATGGAAACAAGCAAAAAAATATTGGGAAACATTATATAGTGATTATAATGCTAAATTTGATAAAATTGTTAATATAAATATTTCAAAATTAACACCCCAAATTTCTTGGGGAACTAATCCAGAACAAATTATAGGTATAAATGAATGTATTCCTTTAATTAATTCTTATAAGAATATAAATAAAAAAAAACTAGCTATTAAATCATTAAAATATATGAATTTATATGAAGGAACAAAATTAATTAATATAAAAATTAATAAAGTTTTTATCGGTTCTTGTACAAATTCTAGAATTGAAGATTTAAGATCTGCTGCAAATATGATTAAAGATAAAAAAGTTGCTTCTCATGTTATAGCTATAGTTGTACCAGGTTCTAATATGGTAAAAAAACAAGCAGAAAAAGAAGGATTAGATAAAATTTTCAAAAACGCTGGTTTTGAATGGAGATATCCAGGTTGTTCTATGTGTTTAGCTATGAATAATGATAAATTAGAACCTAATGAACGATGTGCATCTACTAGTAATAGAAATTTTGAGGGTCGTCAAGGACGTAATAGTCGAACTCATTTAGTAAGTCCTATTATGGCGGCAATAACAGCTATTTATGGTTATTTTGTTAATATTAATACTTTATAA
- the leuD gene encoding 3-isopropylmalate dehydratase small subunit, translating into MKKKFHYNGIIVPLDITNIDTDVIIPKQFLQKNNKKGFGKNLFHNWRYLDEKNKIINPDFILNKKEFKNAQILLTKENFGCGSSREHAAWALLDFGFHTIISSSYADIFYNNAINNKLLLITLEKDIIEKLFLIIKQFPGIICYIDLIYKTITINNQSFTFKIKKDIINFIISNLDQIDLTMKYSKKIYMFEKTYFKFF; encoded by the coding sequence ATGAAAAAAAAATTTCATTATAATGGTATTATAGTACCTTTAGATATTACAAATATTGATACTGACGTTATTATACCAAAACAATTTTTACAAAAAAATAATAAAAAAGGTTTTGGTAAAAATTTATTTCATAACTGGAGATATTTAGACGAAAAAAATAAAATAATTAATCCTGATTTCATTTTAAATAAAAAAGAATTTAAAAATGCTCAAATTTTGTTAACTAAAGAAAATTTTGGTTGTGGTTCTTCTCGAGAACATGCAGCGTGGGCATTATTAGATTTTGGTTTTCATACTATTATTTCTTCTAGTTATGCAGATATATTTTATAATAATGCAATTAATAATAAATTATTATTAATTACTTTAGAAAAAGATATCATTGAAAAATTATTTTTAATAATTAAACAATTTCCTGGAATTATTTGTTATATAGACTTAATATATAAAACAATTACCATAAATAATCAATCTTTTACTTTTAAAATAAAAAAAGATATAATTAATTTCATTATAAGTAATTTAGATCAAATAGATTTAACTATGAAATATTCTAAAAAAATTTATATGTTTGAAAAAACATATTTTAAATTTTTTTAA
- a CDS encoding adenylate kinase family protein: MRIILLGPPGGGKGTYARFISKKYNLINISMGNIIRNFLLNNKNLSLTNKLNKFIHKGIMIPDNIIFQIIKKKLYNINHNKGFLLDGFPRNILQAHILKKEKININIVLELYIPNTKIIERIIGRRIHLPSGRTYHVIFNPPKIKNRDDITGEKLITRTDDNVITINNRLKEYSKQTKPLIKYYKKEFFKKKILYKKINNTLSIIDIQKKIDHILQSFKIKKH; this comes from the coding sequence ATGCGTATAATTTTATTAGGACCTCCAGGAGGAGGTAAAGGTACTTATGCAAGATTTATATCTAAAAAATATAATTTAATTAATATTTCAATGGGAAATATAATAAGAAATTTTTTATTAAATAATAAAAATTTATCATTAACTAATAAATTAAATAAATTTATTCATAAAGGAATTATGATTCCTGATAATATAATTTTTCAGATTATTAAAAAAAAATTATACAATATAAATCATAATAAAGGTTTTTTACTGGATGGATTTCCTAGAAATATTTTACAAGCGCATATTTTAAAAAAAGAAAAAATTAATATAAATATAGTTTTAGAATTATATATTCCAAATACAAAAATCATTGAAAGAATTATAGGTAGAAGAATACATTTACCTTCTGGAAGAACTTACCATGTTATTTTTAATCCTCCAAAAATAAAAAATAGAGATGATATTACTGGAGAAAAATTAATAACTAGAACAGATGATAATGTAATAACAATTAATAATCGTTTAAAAGAATATTCTAAACAAACTAAACCATTAATTAAATATTATAAAAAAGAATTTTTTAAAAAAAAAATTCTATATAAAAAAATTAATAATACATTATCTATTATAGATATACAAAAAAAAATAGATCATATTTTACAATCTTTTAAGATAAAAAAACATTAA
- the dapA gene encoding 4-hydroxy-tetrahydrodipicolinate synthase — MFTGSIVALITPMDIKGNICKKSLKKLIKYHINSGTKAIVIMGTTGESSTFTYNERISTIMYALDFAKKKIPIIAGTGFNSTSESISIISNLENSGIIGCLNVTPYYNRPTQEGLYQHFKKIANNTELPQILYNVPSRTGCDLLPETIYKLSKINNIIGLKEATGDLSRVNKIRNLINKNFFLISGDDRTSFEFMLLGGDGVISVTANIAAVEMKKFCDYMKTNKIIKAKKINQYLNILHNQLFIESNPIPVKWAAKRLGLIISDKMRLPMTTLKKCNQKIIEITLKRLKLI, encoded by the coding sequence ATGTTTACTGGAAGTATTGTAGCGCTTATAACTCCAATGGATATTAAAGGTAATATTTGTAAAAAAAGTTTAAAAAAACTTATTAAATATCATATTAACAGTGGTACAAAAGCTATTGTTATTATGGGAACTACTGGTGAATCTTCTACATTTACTTATAATGAACGTATAAGTACAATAATGTATGCATTAGATTTTGCAAAAAAGAAAATACCTATTATAGCAGGTACTGGATTTAACTCAACATCTGAAAGTATATCTATCATATCTAATCTTGAAAATTCAGGAATTATTGGCTGTTTAAATGTTACTCCATATTATAATCGTCCCACCCAAGAAGGTTTATATCAACATTTTAAAAAAATTGCAAATAATACAGAATTACCTCAAATATTATATAATGTTCCATCACGTACTGGATGTGATTTATTACCAGAAACTATATATAAATTATCTAAAATTAATAATATAATAGGTCTTAAAGAAGCTACTGGAGATTTATCTCGTGTAAATAAAATTAGAAATTTAATTAATAAAAATTTTTTTTTAATTAGTGGAGATGATAGAACTTCTTTTGAATTTATGTTATTAGGTGGTGATGGTGTTATATCTGTTACAGCTAATATAGCAGCTGTAGAAATGAAAAAATTTTGTGATTATATGAAAACCAATAAAATTATTAAAGCAAAAAAAATAAATCAATATTTAAATATATTACATAATCAATTATTTATTGAATCCAATCCTATACCAGTAAAATGGGCAGCCAAAAGATTAGGGTTAATTATTAGTGATAAAATGAGACTTCCTATGACTACACTTAAAAAGTGTAATCAAAAAATTATAGAAATAACATTAAAAAGATTAAAATTAATATAA
- the glyS gene encoding glycine--tRNA ligase subunit beta, with product MDNNILLLEIGIEEIPANYLLKLSNIILINFKNELKNNYFTYKKIKCFFTCRRIAIQIHLLNIIQNNSQYIIKGPFITKKEDIFVNKKVKFWMKKYNIINNNDLIYKNNYVFYKKNIKGLHIKNLLSNMLINSLKKIVSFPHFMYWEKNIFKFIRPIRSVVFVLGEENIKQKLLNIQSNNIIQGHRFMCEKTIILKHAKEYEHLLFKKGKIIVDFIKRKNVIINNIKNIIKKLNAIVKINNHFLEELTSMVEWPILLVGKFHKKFLVLPSKILEHVMIKYQKYIPLYDKRNNLLTSFIILTNIKTKNSQMIIYSNEKVLTSRFKDIQFFLKNDLKIKFEKFLEKLKNIIFQKKLGNLFEKTIRIEMISKYIAKKIKNVNYLDCIRASRLSKCDLATQMAYEFPELQGVIGMYYAKYNKENINVITAIKEQYQYIKNNLIPKNIISCILFIADKIDTLVGIFSISLIPKGNKDPYALKHITLCIIRIILKNKLYINLIKLINFNLSLYKKEDNFNKEIIITNIISFIHGRCRNWYVFLGYKKNIINSILDNPVNNLIILDFKIRALDMFLKIEKKQSKLLILTDKRINKILQKNSIYININDDINFSLLKYKEEFVLFNHIRKLSKIIKYQTKNNEFYKIFLILSELFYPINIFFKKIIINHKDNKIKKNRILILSKIQEFLSKITNLSKLY from the coding sequence ATGGATAATAATATTTTATTATTAGAAATAGGTATAGAAGAAATACCTGCTAATTATTTATTAAAATTATCTAATATAATTTTAATAAATTTTAAAAATGAATTAAAAAATAATTATTTTACATATAAAAAAATAAAATGTTTTTTTACTTGTAGACGTATTGCAATACAGATACATTTATTAAATATAATACAAAATAATTCTCAATATATCATTAAAGGACCTTTTATAACTAAAAAAGAAGATATTTTTGTAAATAAAAAAGTTAAATTTTGGATGAAAAAATATAATATTATAAATAATAATGATTTAATATATAAAAATAATTATGTTTTTTATAAAAAAAACATTAAAGGATTACATATTAAAAATTTATTATCTAATATGTTAATAAATTCTTTAAAAAAAATAGTTTCTTTTCCTCATTTTATGTATTGGGAAAAAAATATATTTAAATTTATTAGACCTATAAGAAGTGTAGTTTTTGTTCTTGGAGAAGAAAATATTAAACAAAAATTATTAAATATTCAATCTAATAATATTATTCAAGGACATAGATTTATGTGTGAAAAAACAATTATTTTAAAACATGCCAAAGAATATGAACATTTATTATTTAAAAAAGGGAAAATTATTGTTGATTTTATAAAACGTAAAAATGTTATTATTAATAATATAAAAAATATAATAAAGAAATTAAATGCAATTGTAAAAATTAATAATCATTTTTTAGAAGAATTAACTTCTATGGTTGAATGGCCTATACTTTTAGTAGGGAAATTTCATAAAAAATTTTTAGTATTACCATCTAAAATATTAGAACATGTAATGATAAAATATCAAAAATATATTCCTTTATATGATAAAAGAAATAATTTATTAACTTCTTTTATTATATTAACTAATATTAAAACAAAAAATAGTCAAATGATTATTTATAGTAACGAAAAAGTACTTACTTCGAGATTTAAAGATATTCAATTTTTTTTAAAAAATGATTTAAAAATAAAATTTGAAAAATTTTTAGAAAAATTAAAAAATATTATTTTCCAAAAAAAATTAGGTAATTTATTTGAAAAAACTATACGAATTGAAATGATATCAAAATATATAGCTAAAAAAATTAAAAATGTTAATTATTTAGATTGTATTAGAGCGAGTAGATTATCTAAATGTGATTTAGCAACACAAATGGCTTATGAATTTCCAGAATTACAAGGTGTTATTGGTATGTATTATGCTAAATATAATAAAGAAAATATAAATGTTATTACAGCGATTAAAGAACAATATCAATATATTAAAAATAATTTAATACCTAAAAATATTATTTCTTGTATTTTGTTTATTGCAGATAAAATAGATACTTTAGTAGGAATATTTAGTATATCTTTAATACCTAAAGGTAATAAAGATCCTTATGCTTTAAAACATATTACTTTATGTATTATACGTATTATTCTAAAAAATAAATTATATATTAATTTAATTAAATTAATTAATTTTAATTTATCTTTATATAAAAAAGAAGATAATTTTAATAAAGAGATAATTATAACTAATATAATTTCTTTTATACATGGTAGATGTAGAAATTGGTATGTTTTTTTAGGTTATAAAAAAAATATTATTAATTCTATTTTAGATAATCCAGTTAATAATTTAATTATTTTAGATTTTAAAATAAGAGCATTAGATATGTTTTTAAAAATTGAAAAAAAACAAAGTAAACTTTTAATTTTAACAGATAAAAGAATTAACAAAATTTTACAAAAAAACAGCATATATATAAACATTAATGATGATATCAATTTTTCTTTATTAAAATATAAAGAAGAATTTGTATTATTTAATCATATACGTAAATTATCTAAAATTATTAAATACCAGACAAAAAATAATGAATTTTATAAAATATTCTTAATATTATCAGAATTATTTTATCCTATAAATATTTTTTTTAAAAAAATAATAATTAATCATAAAGATAATAAAATTAAAAAAAATAGAATTTTAATTCTCAGTAAAATACAAGAATTTTTATCAAAAATAACTAATTTAAGTAAATTATATTAA
- the glyQ gene encoding glycine--tRNA ligase subunit alpha gives MKIFSEKTFQGMILILQNYWAKQGCSIIQPIDIEVGAATSHPMTCFYAIGNKPIKIAYVQLSRRPSDSRYANNSNRLQQYYQFQVIMKPPPYNFQFLYFKSLEELKLDLKNNDILFIDDNWENPSLGAYGIGWEIWLNGIEITQFTYFQQMGGINCDPITGEITYGLERLAMHIQNVDNVFHIIWNKNKNKYITYGDFFYKNELEQSIYNFEYADINFINLCFQQYEKEINVLLKLKQPLIFPAYEKLLKASHCFNLLEARKSLSHTERQRYILKLRNMTKLIIIQYRNFIN, from the coding sequence ATGAAAATATTTAGTGAAAAAACCTTTCAAGGTATGATTTTAATTTTACAAAATTATTGGGCAAAACAAGGTTGTAGTATTATTCAGCCAATTGATATTGAAGTAGGAGCCGCAACATCTCATCCAATGACATGTTTCTATGCAATTGGTAATAAACCAATAAAAATAGCTTACGTTCAATTATCTAGAAGACCTTCAGATAGTAGATATGCTAATAATTCTAATAGATTACAACAATATTATCAATTTCAAGTAATAATGAAACCTCCACCTTATAATTTTCAATTTTTATATTTTAAATCTTTAGAAGAACTAAAATTAGATTTAAAAAATAATGATATTCTTTTTATAGATGATAATTGGGAAAATCCTTCTTTAGGAGCTTATGGAATTGGTTGGGAAATATGGTTAAATGGGATAGAAATTACCCAATTTACATATTTTCAGCAAATGGGAGGAATAAATTGTGATCCGATTACAGGTGAAATTACTTATGGTTTAGAAAGGTTAGCGATGCATATACAAAATGTAGATAATGTATTTCATATAATATGGAATAAAAATAAAAATAAATATATTACTTATGGTGATTTTTTTTATAAAAATGAACTTGAACAGTCTATTTATAATTTTGAATATGCAGATATTAATTTTATTAATTTATGTTTTCAACAATATGAAAAAGAAATTAATGTTTTATTAAAATTAAAACAACCATTAATTTTTCCTGCATATGAGAAGCTTTTAAAAGCTTCTCATTGTTTTAATTTATTAGAAGCACGTAAATCTTTATCTCATACAGAACGTCAAAGATATATTTTAAAATTACGTAATATGACTAAATTAATTATAATTCAATATCGTAATTTTATAAATTAA
- a CDS encoding cation diffusion facilitator family transporter, with protein sequence MNINNIYNKISLKKEKNEYNKLITKTTNLAILLSVILLSLKLLAWWKTKSLSMLAASIDSLIDITSSTINLLIIYYSLQPADSEHTFGHGKAESLSALAQSIFICGTAIFLFLNSLHYISHPTKIGYPIIGIIVIIISFFLTLILVIFQKKVIAKTNSQATHADMIHYESDILINTAILLALILNIFNIKQADSFIALTISIFIFYNSFKVGYKAIQSLLDRSLPDHEKKIIIDLIKSWPKVKGAHQLKTRQSGPTRFIQLHLVLEDNLPLLESHSIAKKIEKALNEKFPYSDIIIHQDPYSIVSDKYRGFFKN encoded by the coding sequence ATGAATATAAATAATATATATAATAAAATTTCTTTAAAAAAAGAAAAAAATGAATATAATAAATTAATTACTAAAACTACAAATTTAGCGATTTTATTATCTGTAATACTATTATCATTAAAATTATTAGCTTGGTGGAAAACTAAATCTTTAAGTATGTTAGCTGCATCTATAGATTCATTAATCGATATTACATCCTCAACAATTAATTTATTAATTATATATTATTCTTTACAACCAGCAGATTCAGAACATACTTTCGGACATGGTAAAGCTGAATCATTATCTGCTTTAGCTCAAAGTATTTTTATTTGTGGAACAGCAATATTTTTATTTTTAAATAGTTTACATTATATATCTCATCCTACTAAAATAGGTTATCCAATAATAGGAATAATAGTTATTATTATTTCATTTTTTTTAACTTTAATATTAGTTATTTTCCAAAAAAAAGTTATAGCAAAAACAAATAGCCAAGCAACTCATGCTGATATGATACATTATGAATCAGATATTTTAATTAATACTGCAATTTTATTAGCTTTAATTTTAAATATTTTTAATATAAAACAAGCAGATTCTTTTATAGCATTAACTATAAGTATATTTATTTTTTATAATTCTTTTAAAGTAGGATATAAAGCAATACAATCTTTATTAGATAGATCTTTACCAGATCATGAAAAAAAAATTATAATAGATTTAATAAAATCTTGGCCTAAAGTTAAAGGAGCACATCAATTAAAAACAAGACAATCAGGTCCTACTCGTTTTATACAACTTCATTTAGTATTAGAAGATAATTTACCTTTATTAGAATCGCATTCAATTGCAAAAAAAATAGAGAAGGCTTTAAATGAGAAATTTCCTTATTCAGATATAATTATACATCAAGATCCATATTCTATTGTATCTGATAAATATAGAGGTTTTTTTAAAAATTAA